Within the Candidatus Krumholzibacteriia bacterium genome, the region GATGAACCAGTTCAGGATGCCGTACTTGGCGTGGCGCATCTGGTGACGCGGGCCGTAGCAGTTGTTCACGCGCAGGCTGCAGAAGGGCATCTGGTAGGCGCGGTTGTAGACGAAGCCGTATCCCTCGGCCGCGACCTTGTTCACGCCGTAGATGTCGGTGGGCTGCATGCGGTGCGACTCGTCGACCGGCACGTGCTCGAGCACCCCGTACTGGCCGCGCGTGCCGGCGTAGATCACGTAGCACTCGGGATTGTGCCGGCGCACGGCCTCGTACACCACCATGTTGCCGCGGCAGTTGACGTCGATGTCCCAGAAGGGATCGGTCATCGAATCGACGTGGCTGGTCTGCATGCCGATGTGGAACAGGAGGTCCTGTCCCTTCACCAGGTGATCCATGGCGTCGGCATCGCGGATGTCGCAGACGTTCACGCGCACGCGGTCGCGCACCGGCGCCAGATTGTGGTCGTTGGCGCCGAACATGTGGAAGTGGTTGTCGACCACGGTGACGTCGCAGCCGAGTTCGACGAGCTCGATGGCCAGGCTGCTGCCGAGGCAGCCGAGCCCACCGGTGACGAGGGCACGCTTGCCGGCGTAGGCGTCGCGGAGGTCGGTCATGGTGCTGGATCCAGGGTTCGGGGGCGAGACGGAACGAGGGCGCGGCGGCCCGGAGGCGCCACGGTCCGGGGAGTCTAGCGGTCGGGCGACCATGTGGCCACCGGTGCCCTCGTCGCCGCGGCCGAGCCGTGGTAGGGTGCCGCCGACCCGCAGCCGTGGAGCCACCATGAGGATCCAGGAGACCGACGACCGCCTGCTGATCTCCCTCTCCCGCGGAGAAGACGTCCCGGCGTCGATCACGCGCGCCCTCGTCGAGCGCGAGGTCGGCCACGCGTGGATCCAGGCCATCGGTGCGATCGAGCAGGTGACGATCGGCGCCTACGACCTCGAGCGCCGCGAGTACCTGCGCGAGGAACTCCAGGGAGGCTGGGAGGTGCTGTCGATCAACGGCAACTTCGGCTGGGCCGACGGCGAGCCCGTCCTGCACGCCCACGCCATGCTCAGCGACCTGCAGAACCACGTGCGCGGGGGACACCTGTTCGCGGCGAAGGTCCACGTCACCCTCGAGGTCGTGGCCTTCACCGGCGCCGCCCGCCTCGAGCGCGGCTACGAGGACGCGGTCGGCCTGAAGACCTGGGAACTCCCCCACGAGGCCTGATGTTCACGCCCGACCAGATCGAAGAACTGCTCGCCACCCTGCACGCCCCGGTCACCGACTTCGACTGCGGCACCCTTTGCGCACCCGACAACGACGACGTGCCGATCTGCTGCGACCGCGACCGCGTGGTGCCGGTGCTGTTCCGGAGCGAGTACTCCCTGCTGCGCGAACGCAGCGACCTGTGGCGGCCCTTCCGCGCGCGCACCGAACAGCAGAAGACCCTGCGCGAGGACATGCGCGCCTGCGACCGCCTGTGCGAGTGCAAGGGCGTGGCCCACTGCGAGCGCGACAACCGCTCGCTGGCCTGCCGCACCTTCCCCTTCGAACCCTACCTCGACCACGACGGACAGCTCGCCGGCCTGGTCTGGAACTACGATTTCGAGGGGATCTGTCCACTGGTCGCCGCGAAGTACGCCATCCGCGCCGACTACATCGACCAGTGCCTGCGCATGTGGGACCAGGCCTTCGCGTGGAGCGAGCACGAGTGGGAGTTCCACTTCGGACACTCCGAGTCGCTGCGCCGCAGCTTCGGACAGAAGCGGCGGCCGATTCCGGTGTTCACACGCGACGGGATCGTGGAGATGCCCACCCGGCGCGAAGCCGGCTAGTCGTCGCCGAACAGCGCCTTCATGGCGCCCCAGGTGGCTGTGTCGGCCAGGACGACGAAGCGGCGGGACCTCCGCCCCGCCGCTCACCGGATCTCGCGGTTGCGATGCGATCTACTCCGCGCCGAACAGCGCCTTCATGAGGCTCCAGGTCGACTCGTCGGTGTCGACGATGCCGTCGCAATCGCTGTCGGCCGCGTCGTAGGCGCCGTCGCCGTCGTTGTCCAGACCCTGGCCGTCGCCGTCCCAGTCCTCACCGCCGTTGGTCGGATCGAGACGGCAGGTGTTCACCACGCTGCTGCGACCCTCGGTGTAGAAGAACGGCAGGACGTTCTCGCCCTCGCTCGTGCCGATGACACCGGTGTGGCACGGTCCGCAGAAGCTGTCACCGTGCACGGTGGCCAGACCCGCGACCTCGTGACAGCCATTGCACGAGTACTCGGCGTAGTTCGCGCTCTCGTTCGTGCGGAGCGGATCGGAAACACTGGCCGCGTGGCAGTCCTGACAACTGTTGATGTTGTCGATGTGCAGCGAATGCAGCGACGGGGAACCGTCGCGGAATCCGCTGTGACAAGTAAGACATTCGTCGACCGCCCCCCAACCGAAGGCCGACTCGGCGCCGATGCCGACGAACGACATCGCCACGAAGAGAACGAAGAGGTTTCGGGCGCATTGCTTCACGATGGATCACCCCATGAGCAGGAGGAAGTGTCGATCCACGCTCCCGGGGACCGGGCGTACGTATCTCGGACTCGTTTCGAAGCTATCACATCCACGCGCGAGCTCCCGGAACGATGTCTGTGAAAGTGTGATCCCGTCCCCGATAGTGGAGTTCCGCACGTTATCCTGGCGAACCCCCGTTCTCGCTCCCGACCCATCCCTGCCCGATCGCACGGAGGTGACCCACCGTGTCGGACTCCGACATCGAACTCACCGGTTCCCAGAAGTCCACCATCGACAGCTTGCTGAAGGGAGAAGCACCCATCGCGCCGCCCGACTGGCTGAAGGCCCGCAGCGTGGTCGACCACGCCAGCGAGGTGCGCCGCGCCGAATCCGACCCCGACACCTTCTGGGCGGAGAAGGCCGACGCGCTCCACTGGGAGACCAAGTGGAACGAAGTGCTGCGCTTCGACCCTCCGCACCACCAGTGGTTCGTGGGTGGACGTCTGAACGCCACCGTGAGCTGCATCGACCGCCACGTGTACTCCGACCGGCGCAACAAGGCGGCGCTGATCTGGGTGAGCGAGGACGGCGACGAGCGCACCTATACCTACAATCGCCTGTACCGCGAGGTGAATCGCTTCGCGAACGCCCTGCGCGGCCTCGGGGTGGGACGCGGCGACCGCGTGATCCTGTACATGCCCCTGGTCCCGGAAGGGATCATCACCATGTTGGCGTGCGCACGCATCGGCGCGATCCACTCGGTGGTCTACGCGGGCATGGGCACGCAGGCGCTCAAGGCGCGAATCCAGGACGCCGGCGCCAAGGTCGTGGTGTGCAGCGACGCGACGTTCCGGCGGGGCAAGGCGATTCCCCTGAAGCCCGCCGTCGACGAGGCCGTCCGCGACCTCACCGAGGTCGAGCACGTGATCGTGCACCGGCGCGGCAGCAAACCCGGCGACGAAGAGGTGGAGTTCGAGAGCGAGCGCGAACACGACTGGTACGACGTCCAGGGACCGCACGCGATCCACTGCCCGCCCGAGATCGTCGACAGCGAGCACCCGCTGTTCGTCCTCTACACGAGCGGCACCACCGGGAAGCCGAAGGGCGTCGTGCACGCCACCGGCGGCTATCTCACCGGCGTGAACTACCTGAGCCGCGCCTACTACCAGATCGAGGACCGCGACATCTACTGGAGCACCAGCGACATCGGCTGGATCGTGGGCCACAGCTTCATCGTGTACGGTCCGCTGTCGGTCGGGGCCACGGTGCTCGTGCGCGAGGGCGTGCCCGACTACCCGAACCCCGACGTCACCTGGGAGTTGTGCGAGCGCTTCGGCGTGAACCTCATGTTCACCGCGCCCACCGCGCTGCGCATGTGGATGAGCCACGGGGCCGAGGCGGTCGACAAGTACGATCTCACGCGCCTGCGGCTGGTCGCGTGCGCCGGCGAGCCGCTGAATCCCGAGGCGCATCGCTGGGCGCAGGAACACCTCGTGGGCCAGAGCGACGGCATGGTCGTCGACAACTGGTGGCAGACCGAGATCGCTGCCCCCGTGCTCGGCACCCTGCCGAGCTTCGAGGCCCGCCTGGGCAAGGTCGGCAAGCCCATGCCCGGCGTGGCCGCGGACGTGGTCGACCGCGAGGGCAACCCCACACCCGCCAACGAGGGCGGCCGCCTCGTGATCCGGCGCCCGCTTCCCTACATGCTGCGAACGGTCTGGAACGACGACGATCGCTACCGGGAGTACTGGAACCAGATCACCGTGGACGGACAGCCGGTGTACACCGCCGGCGACGTCGCCGTGCACGACGAGGACGGCTGGTTCGCGGTGCTCGGCCGGATGGACGACGTGATGAACGTCGCCGGCCACCGCATCGGCACGGCCGACGTCGAAGGCTCCCTGCTGCGCCATCCGTCCGTGGCCGAGAGCGCCGTCGTGGGCCTTCCCGACGAGGTGAAGGGCGAACGGATCAAGGCCTTCGTCGTGCTCGAGGCCGATGCCTCCTCGGGTGCCGGTCTGCTGGGATCGCTGCGCGACCACGTCCGCGAGGACCTCGGACCGATCGCCACGCCGAGCGAGATCGAGATCCGCGACTCGTTGCCGAAGACGCGGTCGGGCAAGATCGTGCGGCGCCTGCTGCGGGCCGAGTCGCTGGGCGAGGATCCGGGAGACCTGAGCACGCTCGCGGACTGATCCGGCCTCGCGGACCGCTCCGGACGGGGCAGCACGATTTCGATGTTGCCCCGTCCGCGTGCGCCCGGTGACCCTCGTTCCCGGGTTCCGAAACGCCTCCCGGGAAAGGCCGGTCCACGATGGGTCGTACCCTCGTCCTGATCGCCGTCGTCGCGCTGTCCTGCGCTCCCGCCACGGCCAACGACACCACCTACGAACTCGATCCCCTGTTCACGCTCGGCCTCGACGACGAGATCCTGCTGGGACGTCCGGTGGACGTGGCCCTGCACCCCGACGGATCGCTGCTGGTGCTCGACCAGCAGTTGTCCCACCTCCTGGTCGTCGACACCGACGGCACCGTTCTGCGCGAGATCGGGCGCGAAGGTCAGGGCCCGGGAGAACTGACCATGCCCTTCGACCTGCACCTCGAGCCCGACGGCACGATCGCCGTGGCGCAGACGCCACCGGCGCATCTCGAGCGCTTCGGCGTGGACGGATCGGTCCTCGAATCCACGCCGCTCGAGCTCGGAGCCGGATTGCGGATTCCCGTCCGCCTGCATCGTCACGACGATGCGCTGGTCCTCGAGATGTCGCTCGTCGAGATCGAGGGGCAGTCGGTCACGCAGGCGACGCAGCTCGGGATCCTCGATCCCACGACCGGAGACCTGCGGACGCTCGCGCGGCACGCCACCGAGATCGACATGGTCAAGTCGGTGGTCCGCGAGGGCGAAACGTCGCCCTTCAACGAGGCGTGGACGGCCACGCCGACCGGAGCCGTCGTGTGGGCGAGCGATCGCATCGAGTACGACGTGCGGCGCCGCGATCCGGTGAGCGGAGAGGTCGTCACGCTCACGCGTCCCGGCTACGAACCGCGCCTGCGCTCGGACGCGCGGAAGCAGGAGATGATCGAGGCCAGCGAGTCCGCCATGGAACGGGCCGGTACGGGCCTGCGCATGCGCTTCGTGCCGACCGACGAGGCTCCCTACGTCGAGGGCATCCTCGCCCGGCCCGACGATTCGGTGTGGGTTCGACGCTCTCCCCGCAGCCTGCCGGACTTCGAGGAGGACGACGCCGTCGAGAGCATCGTGTTCGACCGCTTCGACGCGGGCGGCACCTTCGTGGGCGAGGTCCGGATCGGCGCGCCGGCCTGGATCGCCGATGCTCGCGTGTTCCTGTTCGACGACCTGCTCGTGGCGATCCACGTGCCCACCGAGGGCGGCGACGACGATCCGCTCCGGCCGGTGACGGTGGACGCGTTCAGGCTTCGGCAGACGTCGTAGTCACCTCCGTCCGTCCCAGCAGCTTCGCGTTGATCGCCACGATCACCGTGGAGATCGACATGAGCAGCGCGCCGACGGCCGGCGAGAGCATGATCCCCGCCCAGGCCAGCACCCCGGCGGCGAGCGGGATCGCCACGATGTTGTAGCCGCTCGCCCACCACAGGTTCTGCACCGTCTTGCGGTAGGTGGCCTGCGCCAGATCCATGATCTTGGGCACGTCGCGGGGATCGGAACGGACCAGGACCACGTCGGCCGACTCGATCGCGACGTCGGTCCCCGCGCCGATGGCCACACCCAGATCGGCGGTGGCGAGCGCGGGGGCGTCGTTCACGCCGTCGCCGACCATGGCCACGCGCAGACCACGGTCGCGGACCTCCTCGATCTTCTCGGCCTTCTCGTCGGGCAGGACCTCGGCGAAGACGTCGTCGAGCCCGAGCTCCTTCGCCACGGACTTCGCCACTGCCTCGCTGTCGCCGGTGATCATCATGACCTCGAGGCCCAGTTCGCGCAGACGATCGATCGCCGCCCGCGACTCCTCCCGCACCAGGTCGGCCAGGGCGATCGCGCCCACGGGCTCGTCGGCCGACAGCACGTGCACCACGGTGTGGCCCTGCTCCCGCGCGTCGCGCAGGGCGTCGTCGTCGACCTCGATCCCGTTCTCCTCGAGATAGCCGGGGCTGACCACCTTCACGGTTTCGCCGTCGACGTCGGCCTGGGCCCCCTTGCCCGGAATCGCCTCGAAGTCACTCGCCTCGTGGAGCTCGAGTTCACGCTCCTGCGCGGCCTCGACGATGCCCTCGCCGATCGGATGCTCGGAGTGCGACTCCAGGCTCGCGGCCAACGTCAGCACCCGTTCCTCGGAGGCGTCGCCGAAGGGAATCACCTGCTGCACGCCGAAACGGCCCTGGGTCAGGGTGCCGGTCTTGTCGAAGACCACGGCGTCGAGATCGCGCGCCCGCTCGAAGGCCGAGCGGTTGCGCACCAGGAGTCCGTGCCTGGCCGACAGCGTGGTCGACACCGCCACCACCAGCGGAATGGCCAGCCCCAGCGCGTGCGGGCAGGTGATGACCATGACCGTGACCATGCGCGCCAGGGAGAACTGGAAGTCGCGCCCGATGGTCAGCCATGCCGCCAGCGTGATCGCGCCCGCCCCCAACGCGACGAAGGTCAACCACATGGCCGCGCGGTCGGCGAGGTCCTGCGATCGCGATCGCGACTGCTGCGCCTCGCGCACCATGTCGACGACCTGCGAGAGATAGGTGTCCTCGCCCGTCTTCTCGACCGCCACGGTGATCGTCGACTCGCCGTTGACCGAGCCCCCGATCACCGTGTCCTCCTCACCCTTCTCCACCGGCTCGCTCTCGCCGGTGAGCATCGACTCGTCGATGCGCGTCCGGCCCTCGACCACGGTGCCGTCGATCGGGATCTTCCCGCCCGGCTTCACCCGCACGTGGTCGCCGGCCTCGAGTTCGGTGATCTCGACCTCTTCGGTCTCCCCGCCCGGCTTCACCCGCAGTGCCGTCGAGGGCATGAGTTCGATCAGCTCCTCCAGAGCACCGGACGCGCTCTGGACCGATCGCATCTCGATCCAGTGGCCCAGGAGCATGACCACGATCAGCGTCGCCAGCTCCCAGAAGAAGACCTTGCCCGCGAGTCCGAAGACCACGGCCGACGAATAGACGTAGGCCACGGCGATCGCGAGGGCGATCAGGGTCATCATTCCCGGTTGCAGTTCGCGCAGCTCACCGACCAGTCCGGTGAGGAAGGGCCAACCGCCGTAGAAGAACACCACCGTCGACACGGCGAAGACCACGTACGAATCGCCGGTGAAGTCCAGAGCACCCTCGATCCCGAGGAACGACTGGATCAACGGCGACAGCAACAGGATCGGGATCGACAGGACCAGTGAGATCCAGAAGCGCCGCCGGAAGTCGGCGATCATCGCGGAGTGGTCGTGTCCGCCGTGCTCGGAGTGTTCCGACGAGCCCTGGTCGCTCTCGTTCGCAGCAGCGTCTTCGGTGTGGGCATGGGCCATGGGAGCTTTCCCTCCTGGAGGCGCGCGGTGCGTGGCCCCGCGCGGACGTGGCCTGCGCGCTCCAACCCCGCCAGGCTAGGCATTCCCGGAATCCGGGAGCACCCAGGAATGCCCCACCACGGGCTCCGTGGGCTCCCGAAACGGCGCAGCCGCGGTGACCATCGGTGGAATCGGGAACATCCCGCTGAATCCGACCACCGGTCGGCGTCGAAACGGGTGTGTGTCGGCGGCGGAACCGTCGCCCCGCACGCCCCCCCTCCCGGAGCAATCATGAATCACTTCGTGCGCGGTCTCTGCGCCGCCCTCGCCATTGCCTTCGTCGTCACCATCGCCGCCGGTCCGGCGCTCGCCCACGACCACAAGGGCTACGGCAAGGAGAAGCAGAAGAACATCGTCGAGACCGCCATCGCCGCCGACGGCTTCGAGACGCTCGTCGCCGCCGTCAAGGCCGCCGGACTCGTCGAGGCCCTGTCGGGCGAGGGTCCCTTCACCGTGTTCGCCCCGACCGACGCCGCCTTCGCCGCGCTACCCGAGGGCACGCTCGAGACCCTGCTGAAGCCCGAGAACAAGGACCAGCTCGTCTCGATCCTCACCTATCACGTCGTTCCCGCGAAGGTGCCGGCCGAGGTCGCCGTCACCCTCGACGAGGGCGAGACCCTGAACGGCCAGAAGGTCAGCCTGGAGTTCGACGGTGAGACGCTGACCGTCGACGGCGCCAAGGTCGTCAAGAGCGACATCATGGCGAGCAACGGTGTGATCCACGTGATCGACAAGGTCATCCTGCCGGGTTCCGGGCAGAGCAGCCGCTGAACCGAACACCACGACACCACGCCCGGTACGCGCCCCGTCTCCTCGTGAGGCGGGGCGTTTTCGTTGGCTCACGGGCCGGGTCGATCGACCTCCGGCGGAACCGGCAGCCCCTCCCGCTCCATCAGCTTCAGCGCGTTGGTGGTCGGGCACGGGCCCTCGCGCAGCAGGAAGTCGAACTCCATGTGCTGCTCGTGCACTTCCTCGCGGAAGTGGAGATTGCGCACGTCGTCGATGGTGTCGGCCAGGGCGGCCAGC harbors:
- a CDS encoding NAD-dependent epimerase/dehydratase family protein, whose translation is MTDLRDAYAGKRALVTGGLGCLGSSLAIELVELGCDVTVVDNHFHMFGANDHNLAPVRDRVRVNVCDIRDADAMDHLVKGQDLLFHIGMQTSHVDSMTDPFWDIDVNCRGNMVVYEAVRRHNPECYVIYAGTRGQYGVLEHVPVDESHRMQPTDIYGVNKVAAEGYGFVYNRAYQMPFCSLRVNNCYGPRHQMRHAKYGILNWFIRLAMDGQTIKLYGDGSQKRDYNYVDDAVRAFLLAGANPDTCNGEAFNLGSGKPRTLREATEMVIEYAQSGSLELAPWPDDRKAIETGDYVADYSKFTRATGWQPEVEMEDGLARTVEFYRQNREHYWTPGEIG
- a CDS encoding PPC domain-containing DNA-binding protein; the protein is MRIQETDDRLLISLSRGEDVPASITRALVEREVGHAWIQAIGAIEQVTIGAYDLERREYLREELQGGWEVLSINGNFGWADGEPVLHAHAMLSDLQNHVRGGHLFAAKVHVTLEVVAFTGAARLERGYEDAVGLKTWELPHEA
- a CDS encoding cytochrome c3 family protein, which translates into the protein MKQCARNLFVLFVAMSFVGIGAESAFGWGAVDECLTCHSGFRDGSPSLHSLHIDNINSCQDCHAASVSDPLRTNESANYAEYSCNGCHEVAGLATVHGDSFCGPCHTGVIGTSEGENVLPFFYTEGRSSVVNTCRLDPTNGGEDWDGDGQGLDNDGDGAYDAADSDCDGIVDTDESTWSLMKALFGAE
- the acs gene encoding acetate--CoA ligase, which codes for MSDSDIELTGSQKSTIDSLLKGEAPIAPPDWLKARSVVDHASEVRRAESDPDTFWAEKADALHWETKWNEVLRFDPPHHQWFVGGRLNATVSCIDRHVYSDRRNKAALIWVSEDGDERTYTYNRLYREVNRFANALRGLGVGRGDRVILYMPLVPEGIITMLACARIGAIHSVVYAGMGTQALKARIQDAGAKVVVCSDATFRRGKAIPLKPAVDEAVRDLTEVEHVIVHRRGSKPGDEEVEFESEREHDWYDVQGPHAIHCPPEIVDSEHPLFVLYTSGTTGKPKGVVHATGGYLTGVNYLSRAYYQIEDRDIYWSTSDIGWIVGHSFIVYGPLSVGATVLVREGVPDYPNPDVTWELCERFGVNLMFTAPTALRMWMSHGAEAVDKYDLTRLRLVACAGEPLNPEAHRWAQEHLVGQSDGMVVDNWWQTEIAAPVLGTLPSFEARLGKVGKPMPGVAADVVDREGNPTPANEGGRLVIRRPLPYMLRTVWNDDDRYREYWNQITVDGQPVYTAGDVAVHDEDGWFAVLGRMDDVMNVAGHRIGTADVEGSLLRHPSVAESAVVGLPDEVKGERIKAFVVLEADASSGAGLLGSLRDHVREDLGPIATPSEIEIRDSLPKTRSGKIVRRLLRAESLGEDPGDLSTLAD
- a CDS encoding 6-bladed beta-propeller: MGRTLVLIAVVALSCAPATANDTTYELDPLFTLGLDDEILLGRPVDVALHPDGSLLVLDQQLSHLLVVDTDGTVLREIGREGQGPGELTMPFDLHLEPDGTIAVAQTPPAHLERFGVDGSVLESTPLELGAGLRIPVRLHRHDDALVLEMSLVEIEGQSVTQATQLGILDPTTGDLRTLARHATEIDMVKSVVREGETSPFNEAWTATPTGAVVWASDRIEYDVRRRDPVSGEVVTLTRPGYEPRLRSDARKQEMIEASESAMERAGTGLRMRFVPTDEAPYVEGILARPDDSVWVRRSPRSLPDFEEDDAVESIVFDRFDAGGTFVGEVRIGAPAWIADARVFLFDDLLVAIHVPTEGGDDDPLRPVTVDAFRLRQTS
- a CDS encoding heavy metal translocating P-type ATPase — encoded protein: MIADFRRRFWISLVLSIPILLLSPLIQSFLGIEGALDFTGDSYVVFAVSTVVFFYGGWPFLTGLVGELRELQPGMMTLIALAIAVAYVYSSAVVFGLAGKVFFWELATLIVVMLLGHWIEMRSVQSASGALEELIELMPSTALRVKPGGETEEVEITELEAGDHVRVKPGGKIPIDGTVVEGRTRIDESMLTGESEPVEKGEEDTVIGGSVNGESTITVAVEKTGEDTYLSQVVDMVREAQQSRSRSQDLADRAAMWLTFVALGAGAITLAAWLTIGRDFQFSLARMVTVMVITCPHALGLAIPLVVAVSTTLSARHGLLVRNRSAFERARDLDAVVFDKTGTLTQGRFGVQQVIPFGDASEERVLTLAASLESHSEHPIGEGIVEAAQERELELHEASDFEAIPGKGAQADVDGETVKVVSPGYLEENGIEVDDDALRDAREQGHTVVHVLSADEPVGAIALADLVREESRAAIDRLRELGLEVMMITGDSEAVAKSVAKELGLDDVFAEVLPDEKAEKIEEVRDRGLRVAMVGDGVNDAPALATADLGVAIGAGTDVAIESADVVLVRSDPRDVPKIMDLAQATYRKTVQNLWWASGYNIVAIPLAAGVLAWAGIMLSPAVGALLMSISTVIVAINAKLLGRTEVTTTSAEA
- a CDS encoding fasciclin domain-containing protein, which translates into the protein MNHFVRGLCAALAIAFVVTIAAGPALAHDHKGYGKEKQKNIVETAIAADGFETLVAAVKAAGLVEALSGEGPFTVFAPTDAAFAALPEGTLETLLKPENKDQLVSILTYHVVPAKVPAEVAVTLDEGETLNGQKVSLEFDGETLTVDGAKVVKSDIMASNGVIHVIDKVILPGSGQSSR